actttaaaattaatgaagtagtgcgttacaaataacgttacttttttCACCATTGATTacagttatcattttttttaaccatattcaTTCCACATGAatcaattattatctatacctatattttacaatcataggcCTAGTGATAATAGACctataattatgtacaaatcagggcttgaaatcgatttcaaaatcgattttaaatatcgataaaaatcgttaaaaattttttaaaaaatcaaaagtaatatCGAAATCATTAATGCTGGTTAATGATttccaaaatttatattaaaattgaaaaaagttgaaatcgataatttatatcaatatcgaaatcatatcataataatatcgattttaaagaaattacaaaaaacatttaatttaaaattaaaaagtatacaggcatacagccatcaggtctatttatattttatattgttaataggcACACGCATTGATATAttgggttataagttatagcattgactattatatacttacataatgacCATATTGCGTATTATgcacaatagtaataactaattactataCTCCGCGCCACGAGAGAATGCATACGGCGGCCCACCAAAACACGTTCTTTTTCGCGCATCCCCACCACTTTACCAGCACGATCGCCACCCGTCGGAGCTCTACGGAGCACATCGATTTTGTCGGCAGGTGTGTACACTGCGATTAcaacaacaaacattttttcatcacGTCGTTAGTCGTTTACCGATTTTCGTTTATCAACGTTTCCTATTTTGCGcccgtttttttgttttttacttgccaattttacatttttaactctgTCAATACAATGGACGAAGACTGTGGATCCATCAACATTTCACCGATGAAAAGAAATCCTCGTGGAAAAGtaagatttttaaaacatttatttaataggatgtcagcgcactgttttttttgtctctgGCCCATGCGCAACATAGGCAAAACatatttacgcagaatcattttttttaatgtttttgtgtaattttagagtaaatcacctattacaaaaacgatatagaataatatttttgagggtatgacaCATCGATTTAccttaatatagttttaaatcaatttaaacattatttacatgtactttttttttgaagtcgtatacaaagtaaaataacaatgaaatataaaaatgatatgtcatactaaaaaaatctcgaaaatgtaataattataatacaaataatcattAGAATTAGTtattcgaatatattatatgaaaatatttacttttcatttttttttcaatatgtttttttaatgttcaataaatttttattttttagtttgttgGTTCTCGACAGAAATTGATGATCGTAAACCTTTACAAGACTAAAATGGCTAAGCAAGACAATGCAGACGGCCCAAAATTAAAAGCGAAGGAGATTATTAAGCAAATATCCGAAGAGAGTGGTATAGGGCAAAGGACAGTGAGTGTTACTCTATCGGAATACCGAAATAAAGGCAGTGTATCATCACCTAACAAAACCAAAATCCGACCAACTGTTACGGAAAAAGTTGATGATTTTGACCAAAATGCCATTAGGAAAAAAGTACACGAGTTTTGGCACAGGCGAGAAATTCCAActttaaagaaaattttaactACGGTCAACGAAGATACAACATTACCAAATTTTTCCGAAACAACATTACGTAGACTTTTAAAACATCTCAATTTTGAGTATGTTCGAAAATCTCGTAATAGCGCTCTTATTGAACGAATTGATATTGTGTGTTGGCGTCGAAGGTACTTGGAGTCCATAAAAGAATACCGTCAGTTAGGTAGACCCATCTATTATCTGGACGAGACATGGGTGAATGCTGGTGAAACCACATCGAAAACATGGGTCGATAAAACTGTGAAGTCACCACGAGACGCATTCCTAAGAGGATTAACGACTGGACAAAAGGAACCGTCCGGTAAAGGAAAACGTCTCATCGTGGTACACATAGGTTCATCTGACGGCTTTGTTGTTGGtggattattatgttttgaatcgaaaaaaaatacagacGATTACCACGATGAGATGAACGGTGATACCTTTTATGACTGGTTCGCCAACATTTTACCGCTACTTCGTGAAAATGCCGTTATAGTCATGGACAACGCGTCGTATCATTCTGTGAAGAAGCACACGTTTCCAGTAAGATCTTGGAAAAAACAAGACATCATTGATTGGTTGACAGATAAAGGCGAGGTAATAGATAAACCAATGGTCAAGGAACAACTGTTGGATCGAGcgcaaattttaaaatcacagTATAATGAATATGTGATAGACGAATTGGCGAAATCTGCAAATAAAACTGTGTTACGCCTACCCCCGTATCACTGTGAATTAAATCCAATAGAACTTGCGTGGGCGTCGGTGAAAAATTATGTTAGAATGAACAATcgtacttataaaattaatgacgTTAAGAAATTATTAGAAGAAGGAGTCGAACGGGTTACGCCCGATATGTGGAAGAACTTTGTTGGCCATATCATTAAGGTAGAAGATAAATTCTGGGAGGTAGATTTTATATCCAACGAATTGTTAGATGCTGAAGTAACACCACACGTTCTAACAATTACGGGTGACACGTCTGATTCATATTCCGATtccgattaaattaatataatatttttaattttgtatttttgtattatgtatttgtatatattatatatttttatttgtattatgtatttatatgcactgacaataaatgattaatttgtaattttgttatgtttaattatttgcgattttgataaaagaaaataccaaaaaaataggTCTTGATTTTTGGTATACAAACATAAATTGAATGGTACCAGGTAAATAATACtacaggtaaataataataaaaattatacgaatataagtaaataataataaaaattatacgaatataagtaaataataataataataataatatttatacgtaaatACGCGACACGGCTCGTGTTTCTATTGTGTTACTTGAACCGCTGTATGCAGAGACCAGTTGCCGCATGGTGGGGACATTTGGCCTCGAGACAGCGGAGCGCAGTCATTTGGATGCGCGTGCCGTATGCATTCTCTCGTGGCGCggagtatagtaataattaataacttgtgtctaatattttgttttcttgaaagttaaaatagaatctttacaatatagtgtacctacataatattataggataaaATGAATCAGCGTTCGACAGGCGATAGTTGTTGTTATTGCAAGTTTTATTTCCATACAcacatttaacttattattaagtaaaatgcttggaaaaataatttttccattatcgtacattatttattccgtatatagatattttgtattatggaggtaagataataatatcttagtgCGTGGCGCGTATGTTGTTAAGTTTAAACCAATaacctaaaatactaaaatagttttaataatttaatttgctacGCGTCGTCAATCTCAATCATTACATTTTGTCGATTTGACTGTTCAGTTTGCTGAAGCTTGCCGTGTATGCCGCTCATGCCCGGTTATTAGTTATCACGTTgtaaaattgtcatattatataattttaaatgggtaGACCTCAAACTAATCccgtgaaaaaattatttttttcttacaatattgacaaaaatgaGTCCGTATGTAAGATTGaaggtaaaattgaaaaagcatAACAATCTATTgggtaatatctttaattttggtGGCTCTTAagtgttttgttattaaaaaagtctAAACACTAGGTAAACGTTAGATCTTgggcattattatttaaattttaaatggttgcGACCAGGCCCGTATTAACAAATATTGCCGCCAGGGGCTAaccttcattttacatttttgaccatttcaatattttgccgCCCCTAAACCTAATTTTTATACTGCCGCCAGGGGCAATTGCTCCTCCGAGCCCTCCCTTAAATACGGGCCTGGTTGCGAcagaaatttaattgataaagttaatcaatatcagaatctaaaatctaatctAAATTTCACATTGATTGaaatgtaaaagtaataaagaataatcaaaaatgtatagttaaagttcataaattgaaaatatttcagtgacattgaaataataatagtataaatttgatatttaaattttaaaatgtaatctaaaattgaaaaaaagaaaattatatttaaaatcaaaatcataatataatgaaatcgatatattatttttaaatcaaaatcaaaaaatactaaaattgatatattatttttaaattgaaatcgaaaaaaactaaaatcgataaattatttttaaatttaaatcaaaaagaactaaaatcgataagcaaaattgaaattaaaatcgaaaaattttatttcgatttcaagccctggtacaaatgtacaatcatctCACCTTTATGGTTATGTGTataagtcataagtcataaatcataatttttattaataattacattttatttttaaaccgaacTCTTTTCTTTCtgattataaagtaataacattaattcctggaatgtttaataatattgtcaactatTATCGGaatcgaaaataaatataattgatttttaatttttctagaatAACCTATCGGcttgtttttgtaatacattcaaaactattattttaagaacgTGGAAAATAACGCGTTAATGTGTTACTTCGTAGAAATTACgtcatttaaaaagtaattatgcTGCAATTGcattattttcagtaaaacGTCATAAAGTTACTGCTGTGTTACTGAAAAACTAATTgcgttacagtaatttgtaatttgagtTTTGTTACTATACCCAATACTGCCTACAGTCTGTACAGCAGAGTTACGCCTACTTGCCTAccttttctaatattattataattacattattatgtctacatttatgtatttattgatattttaattacatgtaAAAACATGTAGTAGACCACATAATATAGCGTATTGGATTCAGTTTTATAGGACTCAGCCTAGActtgcattaaaattaaaataatgctgGTACATTAGTTTGAGACGCATGGCGGATTAAAAGGCTTTAATGTTAGTACTTTTTCatactaaacaatttataaatggtatttaattaatttttatactaactaatacaccaaattattattataatttgtttagttaaACTATACAAGTTGCTCTATGCTTTAGAACtccaaacataaaaaatattgttcaaagaGTTGAATATTTGAACTCAAACCCTAAAATTGCTCTCCTGGACTATTtcataaaaacgatttagaACATTTTCTTAATGGACcaacaatttatttcataatgacgagtatcgaaaaaaaatgaatggttCAATTTGAAGGATTACATCTATCCGGAAATATTGGATATCTGCGATTTTatcagtttgaaaatattattgctaaCCTTGTCTTTTTCACGGAGAATCGTGTAGGCAATATAACACACAAGATACGcgaacaaattgtattttatttatgtgtaataaatGCGTAGGTGCACTTTATTTCGGAattcgattttattaattttaatacgaatgtaaaatgattgaatttaagtttctgAATTGTTTTTGTAATGATTAGTTTTCTTTTGCCTGACATCACTTTTTGAAAACGTAACCAAGCATTATTTATCAATCTTTATGATGTCTACCATGTTATtcggtttaaaataaaataagttactaAGTTTTTTTCGTGGGGAATCGTGTAAGCAACATGCCAACATTACCACGTTGTAcgccaataaattgtattttatttgtgtgtaataAACGCATAGTTGCACATTATTTCGGAacacaatgttaataattttaatacggatgaaaaattattgaatattagtttttgaattgactttaaaatgattcatgttttttttcaaagcaACCTGTATAAGCtggcttattaattattattatgagtgaaCTACACCTATTGGTTATTACCCATATCGaggtactaaatactaatatttaccaatttaaaggtaagattattatcaagGGCACCGTTTACAGTGTACGATTCTCTATATTGTGttgaatttagtttaatatattaaaatttattttttcggcatattttcactcattttttttgatatgaacaagtgttttaaaaaatgtaaacggGTAGTGCGGCCAAAAAcggatgtacaaaaaaaaagaaaatcgctCAAGAATtgcaaacattgaaaaataaacaacattttctcACAGAAAAACTTTTAGTCACTAAtgacattgttttaaaaattgacgaAGAAACTGTAGGCCAAGCTAAAAACTATCTATGgcttatttacaaaaaacatgGACTAACAGTTAGCAATTTTGGAGATATAGTATCAACTATGACAAAAAAAGAATACCTACCAAAATGTCttttaaaatcattgaataatGAGTATAGAAGCATTAAACATGTTCGTGCAATAGAGTGGGGTCTGGTTAATGAATCAACAGCACTACagcagtaaatattttacaagaaactgaaaatattatagttcaatCAACTAGACTATGGTTACACCAGTGTGGATTTATTGGCGCTTCACCCGATGgtcactaggtatattatgatgattgatgGTCAATAGGTGAAAATGATAATGTTGAAGTGAAGTGTccgtataaatatagaaaatataaattatctgatGCAGTACCTGTAGAACAGTCATATATAATTTCCAATCTGTAAAGATACAAATTGGTCAAAAAcctttaacattattaaatcattttatttagaacattattatccatacattttaggaaaaaatgaatagttattaagtaagaatatgtatataggtaatagaaacagaaatgtttgtttcataataatcattaaaatat
This genomic window from Metopolophium dirhodum isolate CAU chromosome 1, ASM1992520v1, whole genome shotgun sequence contains:
- the LOC132936851 gene encoding uncharacterized protein LOC132936851, with the translated sequence MDEDCGSINISPMKRNPRGKFVGSRQKLMIVNLYKTKMAKQDNADGPKLKAKEIIKQISEESGIGQRTVSVTLSEYRNKGSVSSPNKTKIRPTVTEKVDDFDQNAIRKKVHEFWHRREIPTLKKILTTVNEDTTLPNFSETTLRRLLKHLNFEYVRKSRNSALIERIDIVCWRRRYLESIKEYRQLGRPIYYLDETWVNAGETTSKTWVDKTVKSPRDAFLRGLTTGQKEPSGKGKRLIVVHIGSSDGFVVGGLLCFESKKNTDDYHDEMNGDTFYDWFANILPLLRENAVIVMDNASYHSVKKHTFPVRSWKKQDIIDWLTDKGEVIDKPMVKEQLLDRAQILKSQYNEYVIDELAKSANKTVLRLPPYHCELNPIELAWASVKNYVRMNNRTYKINDVKKLLEEGVERVTPDMWKNFVGHIIKVEDKFWEVDFISNELLDAEVTPHVLTITGDTSDSYSDSD